One window from the genome of Natronomonas pharaonis DSM 2160 encodes:
- a CDS encoding DHH family phosphoesterase → MAVADAPVPKLQARAADCAERLLEADSVLLASHIDADGLTSAAVAATALERAGLPFEVVFEKQLDADALAALAGREYETVLFTDFGSGQLDIIADHEAAGDFTPVIADHHQPAEATTDYHLNPLLEGIDGASELSGAGAAYLLARALASASNADERLDNRDLAALAVVGAVGDMQASGGQLQGANEDIVAEGVDAGVLTETKDLAVYGKQTRPLPKLLEYASDVRLPGITNDERGAISFLDDLDVDCRADGDWKRWVDLTDSEKQTVASGLVQYAVNRGVPAYKIERLVGTSYVLNEEEPGTELRDASEFSTLLNATARYERADVGLAVCLGDRKEALDRARELLSNHRRNLSEGIEWVEEHGVTKTDHLQWFNAGDEIRETIVGIIAGMSMGADGVSRDRPIIAFAEKGDEETKVSARGTGPLVGRGLDLSVVMGEAARAVGGDGGGHDVAAGATIPAGNEAEFVDHADEIVADQLG, encoded by the coding sequence ATGGCCGTCGCCGACGCCCCCGTTCCGAAGCTACAGGCCCGCGCCGCCGACTGCGCCGAGCGGCTGCTCGAAGCCGACAGCGTGTTACTGGCCTCTCACATCGACGCCGACGGGCTGACAAGCGCCGCGGTCGCCGCGACCGCGCTCGAACGGGCCGGCCTTCCCTTCGAGGTCGTCTTCGAGAAACAGCTCGACGCCGACGCTCTCGCGGCTCTCGCCGGCCGCGAGTACGAGACGGTGCTGTTTACCGACTTCGGCAGCGGCCAACTCGACATCATCGCCGACCACGAGGCGGCGGGCGATTTCACCCCAGTCATCGCCGACCACCACCAGCCGGCCGAGGCGACGACCGACTACCATCTCAATCCACTGCTGGAAGGCATCGATGGGGCGTCGGAGCTCTCCGGAGCCGGCGCGGCGTACCTGCTGGCGCGTGCGCTGGCGAGCGCCTCCAACGCCGACGAGCGGCTCGACAACCGTGACCTGGCCGCACTCGCGGTCGTGGGCGCTGTCGGTGACATGCAGGCCTCTGGGGGCCAGCTACAGGGAGCCAACGAGGATATCGTCGCCGAGGGGGTCGACGCCGGCGTTCTCACCGAGACGAAAGACCTCGCCGTCTACGGGAAGCAGACGCGACCGCTGCCAAAGCTCCTCGAGTACGCCTCCGACGTGCGGCTGCCGGGCATCACGAACGACGAACGCGGCGCGATCTCCTTTCTCGACGACCTCGACGTTGACTGTCGCGCCGACGGCGACTGGAAGCGGTGGGTCGACCTGACCGACAGCGAGAAACAGACGGTCGCCAGCGGACTGGTACAGTACGCCGTCAACCGCGGCGTCCCGGCGTACAAAATCGAGCGGCTCGTCGGGACGAGCTACGTCCTCAACGAAGAGGAACCGGGGACGGAGCTCCGTGATGCCAGCGAGTTCTCGACGCTGCTGAACGCGACCGCACGCTACGAGCGCGCCGATGTCGGGCTGGCAGTCTGTCTCGGTGACCGCAAAGAGGCCCTCGACCGGGCACGGGAGTTGCTTTCGAACCACCGGCGGAACCTCTCGGAGGGCATCGAATGGGTCGAAGAACACGGCGTCACGAAGACCGACCACCTACAGTGGTTCAACGCCGGCGACGAGATACGGGAGACCATCGTTGGCATCATCGCCGGGATGTCGATGGGGGCCGACGGCGTCTCGCGCGACCGACCTATCATCGCCTTTGCCGAAAAGGGCGACGAGGAAACGAAGGTCTCAGCCCGCGGCACCGGGCCGCTCGTGGGGCGTGGGCTCGATCTCTCGGTCGTGATGGGCGAGGCTGCGCGGGCGGTCGGCGGCGATGGCGGCGGCCACGACGTTGCCGCCGGGGCGACGATACCGGCCGGAAATGAGGCCGAGTTCGTCGACCACGCCGACGAGATTGTCGCCGACCAACTCGGCTAA
- a CDS encoding PINc/VapC family ATPase translates to MDILPDTSAVIDGRVSERVEEDGVDVVYIPEAVVGELEAQANDGRDSGWDGLEELQQLAALADAGDIDIEYVGRRPDAIEKRDAGEGEIDALIRDLAAEHGATLLTSDVVQSEVAEAKGLPVEYVEPRTEDAGELAVEAYFDEETMSVHLKTDVPPMAKRGTVGEMRYEHIAEEPLSESEMRSFANDVIDTARTVSDGFVELSQPGMTIVQIRDMRIAVAEPPFADGIEVTAVRPIVKTDLDDYESADALRDRFTEHQRGVLISGAPGAGKSTFAQAVAEFLDDSGFAVKTMEKPRDLQVGPEITQYTELGGSMENTADSLLMVRPDYTIYDEVRKTSDFETFADMRMAGVGMIGVVHATRAIDALQRLVGRVELGMIPQVVDTVVYIEAGDVDTVYDVKTEVKVPHGLVEEDLARPVIVIEDFETGVPAYEIYTFNRQVVTVPLEGAEDESGGETGVERVAKQEIEREIRSVSHGHVDVEIKGGNTAVVWVEDDDISHVIGKGGGRISQIEDRLGIDIDVRSFSDRSDGRSGSGSSASGSGVAGGETVVPEVTSRHVVIPLDDHHGETVEVRADDEYLFTATVSRGGEIQVSRGSAIAEELEQAIDRGRQIAVVPQ, encoded by the coding sequence ATGGATATTCTGCCGGACACGAGCGCGGTCATCGACGGCCGCGTGTCGGAACGCGTCGAGGAAGACGGCGTCGACGTCGTCTATATCCCGGAGGCGGTCGTCGGCGAGTTGGAGGCACAGGCCAACGATGGCCGCGACAGCGGCTGGGACGGCCTCGAAGAGCTCCAGCAGCTCGCGGCACTCGCTGATGCGGGTGACATCGACATCGAGTACGTCGGCCGCCGCCCTGACGCCATCGAGAAGCGCGATGCGGGCGAGGGCGAGATTGATGCGCTCATCCGCGACCTCGCGGCCGAACATGGTGCGACGTTGCTGACAAGCGATGTCGTCCAAAGCGAGGTCGCCGAGGCAAAGGGGCTTCCCGTCGAGTACGTCGAGCCACGGACCGAGGACGCCGGCGAACTGGCTGTCGAGGCCTACTTCGACGAGGAGACGATGTCGGTCCACCTCAAAACCGACGTTCCGCCCATGGCCAAGCGCGGCACCGTCGGCGAGATGCGCTACGAACACATCGCCGAGGAGCCGCTTTCGGAGTCCGAGATGCGGTCGTTCGCCAACGACGTTATCGACACCGCTCGAACGGTTTCCGACGGCTTTGTCGAGCTTTCGCAGCCGGGGATGACAATCGTCCAGATACGCGATATGCGGATTGCGGTCGCGGAGCCGCCGTTCGCGGACGGCATCGAAGTGACCGCCGTCCGCCCCATCGTCAAGACCGACCTCGACGACTACGAGAGCGCCGACGCCCTCCGGGACCGATTTACCGAACATCAACGCGGCGTCCTCATCTCCGGAGCCCCGGGTGCCGGGAAGTCGACGTTCGCCCAAGCTGTCGCGGAGTTCCTCGATGACTCCGGCTTCGCGGTCAAGACGATGGAAAAGCCCCGCGACCTGCAGGTCGGCCCCGAAATCACCCAGTACACCGAGCTCGGCGGGTCGATGGAAAACACCGCCGACTCGCTTTTGATGGTTCGGCCGGACTACACGATTTACGACGAGGTCCGGAAAACGTCCGACTTCGAGACGTTCGCCGACATGCGGATGGCCGGTGTCGGAATGATCGGCGTTGTACACGCCACCCGTGCTATCGACGCCCTCCAGCGGCTCGTCGGCCGCGTCGAGTTGGGGATGATTCCGCAGGTCGTCGACACCGTCGTCTACATCGAGGCCGGCGATGTCGACACCGTCTACGATGTCAAAACGGAGGTCAAGGTCCCCCACGGGCTCGTCGAGGAGGACCTCGCGCGGCCGGTTATCGTCATCGAGGACTTCGAGACCGGCGTCCCGGCCTACGAGATATACACCTTCAACCGGCAGGTCGTCACCGTGCCGCTGGAGGGGGCCGAAGACGAGTCGGGCGGCGAAACCGGCGTCGAACGGGTCGCAAAACAGGAGATAGAACGGGAAATCCGCTCTGTCTCCCACGGCCACGTCGATGTCGAAATCAAGGGCGGCAACACCGCGGTCGTCTGGGTCGAAGACGACGACATCTCACACGTCATCGGCAAGGGCGGCGGCCGAATCAGCCAGATAGAAGACCGTCTCGGCATCGACATCGACGTCCGTTCGTTCTCCGACCGCTCGGATGGCCGCAGCGGCTCGGGGTCGTCCGCGTCCGGTTCCGGTGTTGCCGGCGGCGAGACGGTCGTCCCCGAGGTGACGAGCCGCCACGTCGTCATTCCGCTCGATGACCACCACGGCGAGACCGTTGAGGTCCGGGCCGACGACGAGTACCTCTTTACTGCGACCGTCTCCCGCGGCGGCGAGATACAGGTTTCGCGGGGGTCGGCAATCGCTGAGGAACTGGAGCAGGCAATCGACCGCGGCCGACAAATCGCTGTCGTTCCGCAGTAG
- a CDS encoding tRNA (guanine(26)-N(2))-dimethyltransferase, giving the protein MEVSEGSVTVEVPEERHGASEGSGEGVFYNPVQELNRDITAAVLRTVSDDCDEYLDAMAASGIRSVRAAAAGYDVTACDIDDDAVALTRRNLDRNGVDGTVHHRNVNAHMHESAHDVVDLDPFGTPMAFADAAVRSAGEYLCVTATDTAPLCGAHFESGVRSYDAVPRNTEFHAEMGLRVLLSALVRTAARHDIAAEPVLSHVTSHYVRTYLRVDSGARAADALLEHLGYIDHCQRCLWRDHERGRVPDPTTTCPHCGQSTWTAGPVWLGPAHDAAFVDDVAGAIPDSFGTADKARDLLSTVATELHQPTHYDQHKLYKRWNEPNIAMDDFLAALRAAGHEASRTHYGGTTFKTDADVADIRNAVE; this is encoded by the coding sequence ATGGAGGTCTCCGAAGGGTCGGTTACCGTCGAGGTGCCGGAGGAGCGACACGGCGCAAGCGAAGGCTCCGGCGAGGGCGTCTTCTACAACCCGGTACAGGAGCTGAACCGAGACATTACCGCCGCCGTGCTCCGGACTGTCTCCGACGACTGCGACGAGTATCTCGATGCGATGGCCGCCAGCGGCATCCGGTCGGTGCGAGCCGCGGCGGCAGGCTATGACGTGACTGCCTGTGACATCGACGACGACGCTGTCGCCCTGACGCGCCGTAACCTCGACCGAAACGGCGTCGATGGGACCGTCCACCACCGGAACGTCAACGCCCACATGCACGAGTCCGCCCACGATGTCGTCGACCTCGACCCGTTCGGCACGCCGATGGCGTTTGCGGATGCGGCCGTCCGTAGCGCCGGCGAGTATCTCTGTGTCACCGCGACCGACACCGCGCCGCTGTGTGGTGCCCACTTCGAGAGCGGTGTTCGGAGCTACGATGCCGTCCCGCGGAACACCGAGTTCCACGCCGAGATGGGGCTGCGAGTGCTCCTGTCGGCGCTTGTCCGTACTGCTGCCCGACACGATATCGCTGCCGAGCCGGTGTTGAGCCACGTCACGAGCCACTACGTCCGGACCTATCTCCGGGTCGACTCCGGTGCGCGCGCCGCCGACGCGCTGCTGGAGCATCTCGGCTACATCGACCACTGCCAGCGCTGTCTCTGGCGCGACCACGAGCGAGGACGCGTTCCCGACCCCACGACAACCTGTCCGCACTGCGGGCAGTCGACGTGGACCGCCGGCCCGGTGTGGCTCGGCCCGGCCCACGACGCGGCGTTCGTCGACGATGTCGCCGGAGCCATCCCCGATTCCTTCGGCACCGCCGACAAGGCCCGCGACCTGCTGTCGACGGTCGCCACCGAACTCCACCAACCGACCCACTACGACCAGCACAAGCTCTACAAGCGGTGGAACGAGCCGAACATCGCGATGGACGATTTCCTTGCGGCGCTCCGTGCCGCCGGCCACGAGGCGTCCCGGACCCACTACGGCGGCACGACGTTCAAGACGGACGCCGACGTCGCCGACATTCGAAACGCGGTCGAGTAA